The genomic window GGCGACGCGGCGTCCGTGCATCACGGATCCCGGCGTACCTGCCCCGAAGGAGATATGACATGGCGTCCGGCACTGTGAAGTGGTTCAACGCGGCCAAGGGTTTCGGCTTCATCGAGCAGGACGGTGGCGGCGCTGACGTGTTCGCCCACTTCTCGAACATCGCCGCCCAGGGCTTCCGCGAGCTGCTCGAAGGCCAGAAGGTCACCTTCGACATCGTGCCGGGCCCGAAGTCTCCGACGGCCGAGAACATCGTCCCCGCCTGACGCCTACTTCGCAGTTGGGGCCCGCGTCCCCCGGGGTGCGGGCCCCTGCCGGACTCGTGCCACCTGCGCACCCTCAGCGCACAGAGTCATGTCGATGCTCGAGGCTTCGCCATTTCGGCGTTCTGGATTTCACGTCCACGTGACGTCACCCATTTTTCTTGGTCTG from Streptomyces sp. NBC_01341 includes these protein-coding regions:
- a CDS encoding cold-shock protein; translated protein: MASGTVKWFNAAKGFGFIEQDGGGADVFAHFSNIAAQGFRELLEGQKVTFDIVPGPKSPTAENIVPA